The genome window TTTTGTTCCAATAGTAAGGGTTTTTGACGACCACTACCTCTTTCAGAGGTGTCCATGCTTTCAGCATATAGGCGCCGTTGGAAACCATGTTCCCCGGAAGCACCCACTTGTCTCCAAACTTTTCCACCACGGATTTCTTCACGGGGCTGAGGGGAGCATTGGCCGTCACTCCCAGAAAAAAGGGGGATGGATATTCCAGCGTCACCTGTAAAGTAGTGTCGTTAAGAGCCTTGACACCAACCAAGTTCGGATCATTGATTTTCCTCTGATTGTAGGCCTCACCGTTTTTAATGTAGTATAAAAGGAAAGCCGATTTACTCGCAGTCTCCGGTTTCAAAACTCTTTTCCACGCGTATTCAAAATCTTGGGCTTTTACCGGAGTTCCATCCGACCATTTGGCCTCTTTTCTTAAGCTAAAAGTATAAACCAAACCGTCCGGGCTGACTTTCCATCCGTTGGCCACTCCCGCAACGGGAGTTGAATCTTTTGGATTGTAGGTGGTCAAACCTTCGAACGTATCGACAAGGATATGATGTTCGACCGTTCCCGAAATAATACCCGGGTCAAGATATTCCGGTTCAGCGCCATTATAGAGATTAAGCATTCTTTCCGCAGGGCCCGCAGGGGTTGGTGCCGGCGCGGCCGCGGGAGCCGGTTTTGCCGGGGCGGGGTCCGCCCTCAAAACTGCTGGAATTGAGACTCCCAAGGCGATTAACAGAAGCCCCAAGATTTTAACTCTTTGAATTGAAAATGTTTTGGTCATGGATGATTCCTTTCTGATATTCGTTTATTCATTAATCTTTTTTCTTGCAAGGGAATTTTCACTCAAATAAGGTGCATTCCACTTTACTACTTATGCTTAGTTACATTTTGAGACGACTGGTTGGAAGTGTGATCGTTTTGTATATCATCGTCACTTTCGCTTTTTTCATGATTCGTATCGCCCCCGGAGGCCCATTTGATCAGGAAAGGGCTCTCCCTCCGGATATTCTTAAAAATATTGAAAAAAAATACCACATGGACGAACCTCTCTGGAAACAATATCTGAGCTACACCAAAAATGTTTTTTTTCATCTGGATCTTGGTCCTTCCTATAAATATCCCAGCCGTGATGTGAATGAATTTATTGCCGATGGTTTTCCGGTAACCTTAACTCTGGGATTTTATGCCCTGTTGGTGGCCATAATGATCGGCGTTGGAATGGGACTGACAGCCGCTTTGCGCCAAAATACAAGGTGGGATTATACCGCCATGGCTTTCGCCATGATCGGCGTTTCCATTCCGGGTTTTGTGCTGGCCCCCATTTTACAATTGGTTTTCAGTATTGGATTACAGTGGTTGCCCGTGGCCGGTTGGGACAGTTGGAAGCAGGTCATCCTTCCTGCTTTTGCTCTTGGCGCCGCCTATGCCGCGGCCATCGCGCGTCTCACCCGTGGTGGTATGCTTGAAATTGTACGGCAAGATTACATCCGCACGGCCCGCGCCAAAGGTTTGCCGGAAAAACTCA of Deltaproteobacteria bacterium contains these proteins:
- a CDS encoding ABC transporter permease subunit; the encoded protein is MLSYILRRLVGSVIVLYIIVTFAFFMIRIAPGGPFDQERALPPDILKNIEKKYHMDEPLWKQYLSYTKNVFFHLDLGPSYKYPSRDVNEFIADGFPVTLTLGFYALLVAIMIGVGMGLTAALRQNTRWDYTAMAFAMIGVSIPGFVLAPILQLVFSIGLQWLPVAGWDSWKQVILPAFALGAAYAAAIARLTRGGMLEIVRQDYIRTARAKGLPEKLIVLRHMIKGGLLPVVSYLGPAAAFLLSGSLVIEKIFDIPGLGRHFINSALNRDYTMTLGMAIFFSAMILVFNIVVDVLYTYLDPRVKYD